The Lutibacter sp. Hel_I_33_5 genome has a window encoding:
- a CDS encoding valine--tRNA ligase yields MAIPSKFNAKEVEGKWYDYWMKHNYFHSTPDEREPYTIVIPPPNVTGVLHMGHMLNNTIQDVLIRKARLLGKNACWVPGTDHASIATEAKVVAKLKEQGIEKSDLTREEFLQHAFDWKDEYGGIILEQLKKLGASCDWERTAFTMDPEMSESVIKVFVDLYNKGLIYRGYRMVNWDPEAKTTLSDEEVIHEERQGNLYYLKYKIEGSNDTLTIATTRPETIFGDTAICINPNDERFTHLKGKKAIVPLCDRVIPIIEDEYVDVEFGTGCLKVTPAHDENDKNLGDKHKLEVIDIFNEDASLNSFGLHYQDKDRFVVRKEIAKELEEKGFLVKTEVHTNKVGTSERTKAVIEPRLSDQWFLKMEELVKPAIKAVLGDDTEINLYPKKFENTYRHWMENIRDWNISRQLWWGQQIPAYFYGDGKEDFVVAENIEEALVLAKQKTNNQQLEISDLRQDSDALDTWFSSWLWPMSVFDGIRNPENEEIKYYYPTNDLVTGPDILFFWVARMIIAGYEYKDEKPFKNVYLTGLVRDKQRRKMSKSLGNSPDALKLIEDYGADGVRVGLLLSSAAGNDLMFDEDLCQQGKGFANKIWNAFRLIKGWEIDEDLEQPETAKIGLEWYQAKFQQTLTEIEDHYSKYRLSDALMAIYKLIMDDFSSWLLEIVKPAYQQPIDAKTFHDIIDVLENNLKVLHPFMPFLTEEIWQHITERTPDEALVVAKYPEQVVSNQSLIKTFDFTTEIVSGIRTIRKEKNISFKDAIELFVVNTENYTQDFDVVVKKLTNTSVINYVSEKVDGASFRVKSNEYFVPISIENIDVEAEITKLKGELKRAEGFLFGIQKKLSNERFVSNAPEQVITLERKKESDTIAKIETIKKSLESLK; encoded by the coding sequence ATGGCGATTCCATCAAAATTTAATGCAAAAGAGGTAGAAGGTAAGTGGTATGACTACTGGATGAAACATAATTATTTTCATTCAACACCAGATGAAAGAGAGCCATATACAATTGTAATTCCTCCGCCAAACGTAACGGGAGTTTTACATATGGGACATATGTTGAATAATACTATTCAAGATGTGTTGATTAGAAAAGCACGTTTATTGGGTAAAAATGCATGTTGGGTTCCTGGTACAGATCACGCTTCTATTGCTACAGAGGCAAAAGTTGTTGCTAAATTAAAGGAGCAAGGCATTGAAAAAAGCGATTTAACACGTGAGGAATTTTTACAACACGCTTTTGATTGGAAAGATGAATACGGTGGAATTATCTTAGAACAATTAAAAAAGCTGGGTGCTTCTTGCGATTGGGAACGTACGGCCTTTACAATGGATCCAGAAATGTCTGAATCTGTAATTAAAGTTTTTGTCGATTTATATAACAAAGGTTTAATTTACCGTGGTTACAGAATGGTAAATTGGGACCCTGAGGCTAAAACAACACTTTCTGACGAAGAAGTAATTCATGAAGAGCGCCAAGGAAATTTATATTATTTAAAATATAAAATTGAAGGTTCTAACGATACGTTAACTATTGCTACCACGCGTCCAGAAACTATTTTTGGTGATACAGCAATTTGTATTAATCCAAATGATGAGCGTTTTACACATTTAAAAGGCAAAAAAGCGATTGTGCCTTTATGCGATAGAGTAATTCCTATTATTGAAGATGAATATGTAGATGTTGAGTTTGGAACAGGGTGTTTAAAAGTAACACCAGCACACGATGAAAATGATAAGAATTTAGGAGATAAGCACAAATTAGAAGTTATAGATATTTTTAATGAAGATGCTTCTTTAAATTCTTTCGGATTGCATTATCAAGATAAAGACCGATTTGTTGTTCGAAAAGAAATAGCTAAAGAATTAGAAGAAAAAGGGTTTTTGGTAAAAACCGAAGTCCACACAAATAAAGTAGGAACATCCGAAAGAACCAAAGCAGTTATCGAACCAAGATTATCTGATCAGTGGTTTTTAAAAATGGAAGAATTAGTAAAACCTGCTATTAAAGCGGTTTTAGGCGATGATACCGAAATTAATTTATATCCAAAGAAATTCGAAAATACGTATCGCCACTGGATGGAAAATATTCGCGATTGGAATATTTCTCGTCAATTATGGTGGGGACAACAAATTCCTGCATATTTCTATGGCGATGGAAAAGAAGATTTTGTAGTTGCAGAAAACATCGAAGAAGCATTAGTATTAGCAAAACAAAAAACCAACAACCAACAGCTAGAAATTAGCGATTTACGTCAGGATTCAGATGCTTTAGATACTTGGTTTTCTTCATGGTTATGGCCAATGTCGGTTTTTGATGGTATTCGTAATCCAGAAAACGAAGAAATTAAATACTATTACCCAACCAACGATTTAGTAACGGGTCCAGATATTTTGTTTTTCTGGGTCGCACGTATGATTATTGCTGGATATGAGTATAAAGACGAAAAACCATTTAAAAATGTTTATTTAACAGGTTTAGTACGAGACAAGCAACGACGTAAGATGTCTAAATCGTTAGGAAACTCTCCCGATGCATTGAAATTGATTGAAGATTATGGTGCCGATGGTGTGCGTGTTGGTTTATTGTTAAGTTCGGCAGCAGGAAACGATTTAATGTTTGATGAAGATTTATGTCAGCAAGGAAAAGGGTTTGCTAATAAAATTTGGAATGCATTTCGATTAATTAAAGGCTGGGAAATTGATGAGGATTTAGAGCAACCAGAAACTGCTAAAATAGGTTTAGAATGGTACCAAGCTAAATTTCAACAAACACTTACAGAAATAGAAGATCATTATAGTAAATACAGACTATCTGATGCGTTAATGGCGATTTATAAATTAATTATGGACGATTTTTCGTCTTGGTTATTAGAAATCGTAAAACCAGCGTACCAACAGCCAATTGATGCTAAAACATTTCATGATATTATTGATGTTTTAGAAAATAATTTAAAGGTTTTACATCCGTTTATGCCATTTTTAACAGAAGAAATCTGGCAACATATTACGGAAAGAACACCAGACGAAGCTTTGGTTGTTGCAAAATATCCAGAACAAGTTGTATCAAATCAATCGTTAATTAAAACTTTCGATTTTACAACAGAAATTGTTTCAGGAATTCGTACCATTAGAAAAGAAAAGAATATCTCTTTTAAAGATGCGATTGAATTGTTTGTAGTTAATACTGAAAATTATACTCAAGATTTTGATGTTGTTGTTAAAAAGCTAACAAATACTTCGGTTATAAATTATGTTTCAGAAAAAGTTGATGGTGCTTCATTTAGAGTGAAATCTAACGAGTATTTTGTACCAATTTCAATCGAAAATATTGATGTAGAAGCAGAAATTACGAAGTTAAAAGGAGAACTGAAAAGGGCAGAAGGTTTCTTATTTGGAATTCAGAAGAAACTATCTAACGAACGTTTTGTTTCTAACGCGCCAGAACAAGTTATTACTTTAGAACGTAAAAAAGAATCGGATACAATTGCTAAAATCGAAACGATTAAGAAAAGTTTGGAATCATTAAAGTAA
- a CDS encoding aspartyl protease family protein, with amino-acid sequence MIKKVSTLLFILICFQTFSQSGFQFYGKNSEKESINFKLINNLIVLPLEVNKKELNFILDTGVNKTILFNLSENDSLGLKNVEYIKLQGLGKGDPVEAIISKNNRFQIKNMISYNEDVYFILRDKFDLSSKMGTTIHGIIGYNLLSKVIAKINYKTKKITFYNPSNFKYSKCRKCETFPIEFNRQKPYIDVRAQLDTIGDKVTNVKMLIDSGGSDSLWLFENTKEEIQTPNKYFKDVLGEGLSGTIYGNRSRIPALILGNYKINEPTVSFLDSASTFHARVFRERNGSIGGNTLKRFKIWIDYPNRKITFKKNGSLKGGFNYNMSGLDIIYSGKELVKESGKPTILESFGRKENTSNANQTFSYVLNYVFKFKPSYKVNKVLPDSPADIAGLKKDDFLISINGKKTYDLTLGDIIARFQTKNNKRVRLKIRRKGEVKKFEFRLKKRI; translated from the coding sequence TTGATAAAAAAAGTTTCAACCCTACTTTTTATACTTATTTGTTTTCAAACATTTAGCCAATCTGGTTTTCAATTTTATGGGAAGAATTCAGAAAAAGAATCCATAAACTTTAAATTGATTAATAATCTAATTGTACTCCCTCTTGAAGTAAACAAAAAAGAACTCAATTTTATATTAGACACAGGTGTAAATAAAACTATTTTATTCAATCTATCGGAAAATGATAGTTTGGGTTTAAAAAATGTTGAATATATTAAACTGCAAGGTCTAGGAAAAGGTGATCCAGTGGAAGCAATTATATCTAAGAATAATAGATTTCAAATAAAAAATATGATTAGTTATAATGAAGATGTTTATTTTATTCTTAGAGATAAATTTGATCTTTCAAGTAAGATGGGAACTACAATTCATGGGATTATTGGGTATAATTTATTATCAAAAGTAATAGCTAAAATAAATTATAAAACTAAAAAAATTACTTTTTATAATCCATCAAATTTTAAATATTCCAAATGCAGAAAATGTGAAACTTTTCCGATTGAGTTTAATAGACAGAAACCGTATATAGATGTTAGAGCTCAATTAGATACAATAGGTGATAAAGTTACTAATGTGAAAATGTTGATTGATTCTGGTGGCAGTGATTCGTTATGGTTATTTGAGAATACAAAAGAGGAAATACAAACACCAAATAAATATTTTAAAGACGTTCTTGGTGAAGGTTTAAGCGGAACTATTTATGGTAATAGAAGTAGAATCCCCGCATTAATTTTAGGAAACTATAAAATTAATGAACCAACAGTTTCATTTTTAGATTCAGCATCTACTTTTCATGCAAGAGTTTTTCGAGAGCGAAACGGAAGTATAGGTGGTAATACATTAAAACGTTTTAAAATTTGGATTGATTATCCTAATAGAAAAATTACTTTTAAGAAGAATGGTTCTTTAAAAGGAGGTTTTAATTATAATATGAGTGGTTTAGATATTATTTATAGTGGAAAAGAATTGGTGAAAGAGAGTGGTAAACCAACAATTTTAGAGTCTTTTGGTAGAAAAGAAAATACCTCAAATGCAAACCAAACATTTTCTTATGTACTTAATTATGTGTTTAAATTTAAACCTTCTTACAAGGTAAATAAAGTGCTTCCAGATTCTCCAGCTGATATTGCAGGGTTGAAAAAAGATGATTTCTTAATTTCTATAAACGGAAAAAAAACCTACGATTTAACCTTGGGAGATATTATTGCTAGATTTCAAACTAAGAATAATAAAAGAGTTAGGCTTAAAATTCGAAGAAAAGGAGAAGTAAAGAAATTTGAATTTCGCCTTAAAAAAAGAATCTAG
- the murB gene encoding UDP-N-acetylmuramate dehydrogenase, producing MKIQENISLKKYNTFNIDVNAKRFISINSVYELQQLLKTEKDIFLISGGSNMLLTNDIKKLVVHLDIKGISIDRENHDDVYLTVNAGENWHEFVLWCVSQNYGGLENLSLIPGNVGTCPIQNIGAYGVEVKDTITRVEAIDIETGKLIEFSNAECNFGYRNSIFKNEVKGKYILTSVSFLLTKKEHQLNTSYGAIETELTSKNIKTPTLKDISDAIISIRKSKLPDPKEIGNSGSFFKNPVISKKHFDKLKEKFPKIPSYTISETEIKVPAGWLIEQSGFKGKRFGEFGVHEKQALVLVNYGNANGKEIFELAEKIQKKIKQNFEIDLEIEVNIIN from the coding sequence TTGAAAATTCAAGAAAACATATCCTTAAAAAAGTATAATACATTTAATATTGATGTAAACGCTAAACGTTTTATTTCAATAAATTCTGTCTATGAATTACAGCAACTTTTAAAAACTGAAAAAGATATCTTTTTGATTTCTGGTGGAAGTAATATGTTACTTACAAATGATATTAAAAAACTAGTTGTACATCTTGATATTAAAGGGATTTCTATAGATAGAGAAAATCATGATGATGTTTACCTAACTGTAAATGCTGGTGAAAACTGGCATGAATTTGTTTTATGGTGTGTTTCTCAAAATTATGGTGGTTTAGAAAATTTATCTTTAATTCCTGGTAATGTAGGTACATGTCCGATACAAAATATTGGTGCTTATGGAGTTGAAGTAAAAGATACAATTACAAGAGTAGAAGCTATTGATATTGAAACTGGAAAGTTAATTGAATTTTCGAATGCTGAATGCAATTTTGGTTACAGAAACTCTATTTTTAAAAATGAAGTTAAAGGCAAATATATTTTAACTTCTGTAAGTTTTTTACTCACCAAGAAAGAACATCAATTAAATACTTCGTATGGTGCTATTGAAACTGAATTAACTTCAAAAAATATAAAAACTCCAACATTAAAAGATATTTCTGATGCTATAATTTCAATTAGAAAATCAAAATTACCTGATCCAAAAGAAATTGGTAATAGCGGTAGTTTTTTTAAAAACCCAGTAATTTCTAAAAAACATTTTGATAAACTAAAAGAGAAATTCCCTAAAATTCCTAGTTATACAATTTCAGAAACTGAAATTAAAGTACCTGCTGGTTGGTTAATTGAACAATCTGGCTTTAAAGGTAAACGATTTGGTGAATTTGGCGTCCATGAAAAACAAGCGTTGGTACTTGTTAATTATGGAAATGCTAACGGAAAAGAAATTTTTGAACTTGCAGAAAAAATTCAAAAAAAAATCAAACAAAATTTTGAGATTGACTTAGAAATTGAGGTTAATATTATTAACTAA
- a CDS encoding DUF1573 domain-containing protein: protein MRKLFTIIVLSIFSITAFGQKAEFKFEKETIDYGKIIKNSDGVRTFTFTNIGSEPLIIKNIQSSCGCTVPKKPDQPILPGQKGEIKVAYDTNRLGGFSKAITIYSNAKHERKVVKIKGFISKGVSLEKKKSMLSDDS, encoded by the coding sequence ATGAGAAAACTTTTCACAATTATCGTATTATCTATTTTTTCAATAACTGCTTTTGGACAAAAAGCTGAATTTAAGTTTGAGAAAGAAACCATTGATTATGGAAAGATTATTAAAAACTCTGATGGTGTAAGAACTTTTACATTTACTAATATTGGTAGTGAACCTTTAATTATTAAAAACATACAATCTAGTTGCGGTTGTACAGTGCCTAAAAAACCAGACCAACCAATTTTACCAGGTCAAAAAGGAGAAATAAAAGTTGCTTATGACACAAATAGGCTTGGTGGTTTTTCTAAAGCAATTACAATTTATTCTAACGCTAAACATGAAAGAAAAGTTGTTAAAATAAAAGGTTTTATTTCTAAAGGAGTATCACTTGAAAAGAAAAAAAGTATGCTTTCTGACGATAGCTAG
- a CDS encoding nitrate/nitrite transporter: MFKTKKKATAMFALIIAGEAIFLLPFILMRVFKPVIREAFLISDAQIGEAQALYGITAVLSYFFGGFIADKWEARKLLTFSLLLTALGGFWMTMIPSIFTLKMLYAFWGISTILLFWASLIKATRQWGNKNNQGLSFGLLDGGRGLFAATIALSGAGILTFFFPDKGVEITFENKVETLQYIIGTITCIVFLIAFLVWKVLPKEKIETQDNKEFQFDFKKAFSLIKQQKVIYHSIIIFCAYCSYKLTGVYGTYAKDVWNYSLEEATYFAVFIQYLRPLAAISIGWIADKFVPSKLITPIFSILILVSAFLGFGVFNDQHIYISFSIFIFMALGTYSLRGLYFAIIEETKTPLQLTGTLVGIISVVGFTPDIFMSLFTGYMLGENPTIIEYQHLFSTFTIIPIIGLLATLGFRKSISKL; this comes from the coding sequence ATGTTTAAAACTAAAAAGAAAGCAACTGCCATGTTTGCCCTCATTATTGCAGGGGAAGCTATTTTTTTATTACCATTTATTTTAATGCGTGTTTTTAAACCGGTTATTAGAGAAGCTTTTCTAATTTCTGATGCTCAAATTGGTGAAGCACAAGCTTTATACGGAATTACAGCGGTTCTCTCCTATTTCTTTGGTGGATTTATTGCTGATAAATGGGAAGCTAGAAAATTATTAACGTTCTCTTTATTATTAACTGCTTTAGGCGGTTTTTGGATGACCATGATTCCATCAATATTCACTTTAAAAATGCTATATGCATTTTGGGGAATATCAACTATTTTACTTTTTTGGGCATCGCTGATAAAAGCAACCAGACAATGGGGAAACAAAAATAATCAAGGATTATCTTTTGGTTTATTAGATGGAGGAAGAGGATTATTTGCTGCTACAATTGCGTTATCTGGCGCAGGAATTTTAACTTTTTTCTTTCCAGATAAAGGAGTCGAAATAACTTTTGAAAATAAAGTAGAAACATTACAATATATTATAGGTACGATTACATGTATCGTATTTTTAATTGCCTTTTTAGTTTGGAAAGTATTACCAAAAGAAAAAATAGAAACTCAAGATAATAAAGAATTTCAATTCGACTTTAAGAAAGCTTTTTCTTTAATAAAACAACAAAAGGTAATCTATCATTCCATCATTATTTTTTGCGCCTATTGTTCTTATAAACTAACTGGTGTCTATGGAACCTATGCAAAAGATGTTTGGAATTATTCATTAGAAGAAGCTACTTATTTTGCTGTTTTTATTCAATATTTAAGACCTTTAGCTGCAATTTCTATTGGTTGGATTGCCGATAAATTTGTTCCATCAAAATTAATTACCCCTATTTTTTCAATACTAATTTTAGTGTCAGCTTTTTTAGGATTTGGAGTTTTTAACGACCAACATATTTATATATCATTTTCCATATTTATATTCATGGCTTTAGGAACCTATTCATTAAGAGGCTTGTATTTTGCAATTATTGAAGAAACAAAAACACCGCTTCAGTTAACAGGAACTTTAGTCGGAATTATTTCTGTAGTGGGTTTTACGCCTGACATTTTTATGTCTTTATTTACAGGATATATGTTAGGAGAAAATCCAACAATTATCGAATATCAACATTTATTTTCAACCTTTACAATCATACCAATAATAGGTTTATTGGCAACTTTAGGTTTTAGAAAAAGCATTTCAAAATTATGA
- a CDS encoding SCO family protein, translating to MKKIDALPYYNEASFTPNWIPNNSNKLIEFHKIPNFELRNQNGEKISQKTLENKIYVADFFFTTCPGICPTMTKNMNLIQEEFKNDDSIILLSHSVTPSIDSISKLKDYALENNIGKNWHLLTGDIKQIYDLGRKSYFVEENLGEPKGIDDFLHTENFILVDENKHIRGIYNGLNRASVAQLIEDIKLLKKES from the coding sequence GTGAAAAAAATAGATGCTTTACCTTATTACAATGAAGCTTCTTTTACACCTAATTGGATTCCAAATAACAGTAATAAATTAATTGAATTCCATAAGATTCCTAACTTTGAATTAAGAAATCAAAACGGAGAAAAAATTTCTCAGAAAACATTAGAAAATAAAATTTATGTTGCTGATTTCTTTTTTACAACATGTCCAGGTATATGTCCGACGATGACAAAAAATATGAATTTAATTCAAGAAGAATTTAAAAATGATGACTCTATTATATTACTCTCGCATTCGGTAACTCCAAGTATAGATAGTATTTCTAAATTAAAAGACTATGCTCTAGAAAATAATATTGGGAAGAATTGGCATCTTCTAACTGGTGATATAAAACAAATTTATGATTTAGGAAGAAAATCGTATTTTGTAGAAGAAAACTTAGGAGAACCAAAAGGAATAGATGATTTTCTTCATACAGAAAACTTTATTCTAGTTGATGAAAACAAGCATATTCGAGGTATTTATAATGGATTAAACAGAGCTTCTGTTGCTCAATTAATTGAAGATATTAAGCTTTTAAAAAAAGAAAGTTAA
- a CDS encoding OmpA family protein, which yields MKKLTLALLAFVLIATSCVSKKKYVQLESKYHNTKGSLQKLQLKYAKIDKRIELYNDKINSLSGNNEVNLKTENAFKLEMVDGKAVLSKEAKSNLNKTLSKISPEKLTQAKTLKDSINLAMSYNIVRKTLGKTEFNSSDDIKVDIEETVVMISISDKLLFSSGSYNFKKSGLELLTKVVDIIQSEKSLDVMVEGHTDSQTIQNESVQDNWDLSVKRATTIVRILQSKFDIEGSRLIASGRGDTIPLYPNDSKTNRAKNRRTKIILMPNLNKFFALLAEEGIID from the coding sequence ATGAAAAAATTAACCTTAGCATTATTAGCATTTGTATTAATAGCCACTTCTTGTGTGTCTAAGAAAAAATATGTTCAATTAGAATCTAAATATCATAATACAAAAGGTAGTTTGCAAAAGTTACAACTTAAGTATGCTAAAATTGATAAAAGAATTGAGCTCTATAATGATAAAATAAATTCCTTAAGTGGTAATAATGAAGTTAATTTAAAAACAGAAAATGCTTTTAAATTAGAGATGGTAGATGGTAAAGCTGTCTTGTCAAAAGAAGCTAAATCAAACCTAAACAAAACTCTATCTAAAATTTCACCAGAAAAATTAACGCAAGCAAAAACGTTAAAAGATTCAATAAATTTAGCAATGTCTTACAATATTGTAAGAAAAACTTTAGGAAAAACAGAGTTTAATAGTTCTGATGATATTAAAGTTGATATAGAGGAAACAGTAGTTATGATATCAATTTCTGATAAACTATTATTTAGTTCTGGTAGCTATAATTTTAAGAAAAGTGGTTTGGAACTTTTGACTAAAGTTGTTGATATTATTCAGTCAGAAAAGAGTCTAGATGTAATGGTTGAAGGTCATACGGACTCTCAAACAATTCAAAATGAGAGTGTACAAGATAATTGGGATTTAAGTGTAAAAAGAGCAACAACAATTGTTAGAATTTTACAAAGTAAATTCGATATAGAAGGTAGTAGATTAATAGCTTCTGGTAGAGGAGATACAATACCTTTGTATCCAAATGATTCAAAAACTAATAGAGCTAAAAACAGAAGAACTAAAATTATTTTAATGCCAAATTTAAATAAGTTCTTTGCTTTATTAGCTGAAGAAGGCATTATTGATTAA
- a CDS encoding aldo/keto reductase, producing the protein MSKRSKYIADKNRYEKMNYRRTGNSGLLLPELSLGLWHNFGENDDFKNARNLLKCAFDNGITHFDLANNYGPPYGFAETTFGKILKKDFKNYRDELIISSKAGYDMWEGPYGNFGSKKYLISSLDQSLQRMKLDYVDIFYHHRPDNDTPLEETMGALDLMVRQGKALYVGISNYQPKEAEKAFKILNDLGTPCLIHQPRYSLFDRWIENGLLDLLGNSGVGTICFSPLAQGMLTDKYINGLPKDSRAIKDGRYLKTDKVLEMLPKIKTLNEIAKNRNQNLAQMAISWILKDDRITSVLIGASKTEQILDSVKAIENTIFTEQELSTINSILK; encoded by the coding sequence ATGAGTAAAAGAAGTAAATATATAGCTGATAAAAATCGCTATGAGAAGATGAATTACCGTAGAACGGGAAATAGTGGCTTATTACTTCCTGAACTTTCTTTAGGCTTATGGCATAATTTTGGAGAAAATGATGATTTTAAAAATGCAAGAAATTTATTAAAATGTGCTTTTGATAACGGAATTACGCATTTTGATTTAGCAAATAACTATGGTCCGCCTTATGGTTTTGCTGAAACAACTTTTGGAAAAATTTTAAAAAAGGATTTCAAAAATTATAGAGATGAATTAATTATTTCTTCCAAAGCAGGTTATGATATGTGGGAAGGTCCATATGGTAATTTTGGCTCAAAGAAATATTTAATCTCTAGTTTAGATCAAAGTTTACAAAGAATGAAGTTAGACTATGTTGATATTTTTTATCATCATAGACCAGATAATGATACGCCTTTAGAAGAAACAATGGGTGCTTTAGATTTGATGGTTAGACAAGGAAAAGCATTGTATGTTGGTATTTCTAATTATCAACCTAAAGAAGCAGAAAAAGCTTTTAAAATCTTAAATGATTTAGGAACTCCATGTTTAATTCATCAACCAAGATATAGTTTATTTGATCGTTGGATTGAAAATGGATTATTAGATTTATTAGGAAATTCTGGTGTTGGTACAATTTGTTTTTCACCTTTAGCACAAGGAATGTTAACCGATAAATATATTAATGGATTACCAAAAGATTCTAGAGCCATAAAGGACGGACGCTATCTTAAAACTGACAAAGTTTTAGAAATGCTTCCTAAAATTAAAACATTAAATGAAATTGCAAAGAATAGAAATCAGAATTTAGCACAAATGGCTATTTCTTGGATTTTAAAAGATGATAGAATTACTTCAGTATTAATTGGTGCTAGTAAAACTGAACAAATATTAGATAGTGTTAAAGCTATTGAAAACACAATATTTACAGAACAAGAATTATCTACTATTAATTCTATTTTAAAATAA
- a CDS encoding pyridoxal phosphate-dependent aminotransferase encodes MPSISKKGTAMPQSPIRKLVPFAEAAKKRGTKVYHLNIGQPDIKTPQVALDAVKNNTISTLAYARSEGSEVYRTKLANYYSKNNIHVSANNIIATTGGSEALLFTIGSITDPGDEIIIPEPFYANYNGFSTASGVKVVPVISSIEDNFSLPKIEDFEKLITEKTKAILICNPGNPTGYLYSEEEIEKLKQIVLKHDLFLIADEVYREFTYDGLEHNSIMSLNGLEKNAIIIDSVSKRYSMCGARIGCIVSKNDEFIQTAIKFAQARLSPPTYALIASEAALETPQSYFDDVIEEYEERRNTLISELEKIDGVKVANPKGAFYCVAQLPVEDTDDFAQWILESFHHNNETVMVAPASGFYSTKGEGKNQVRIAYVLNKSDLIRSVEIISVALKQYNS; translated from the coding sequence ATGCCTTCAATATCTAAAAAAGGAACTGCAATGCCACAATCACCAATTAGAAAATTGGTGCCATTTGCTGAAGCTGCTAAAAAAAGAGGAACTAAGGTGTATCATTTAAATATTGGACAGCCCGATATTAAAACACCACAAGTAGCCTTAGATGCTGTAAAGAATAATACTATTTCTACACTTGCTTACGCCCGTTCTGAAGGTTCTGAAGTCTACAGAACTAAATTAGCAAACTATTACAGTAAAAATAATATACACGTTTCTGCAAATAATATTATTGCAACAACTGGAGGTTCTGAAGCCTTGCTTTTTACAATCGGAAGTATTACAGATCCAGGTGACGAAATTATTATACCAGAACCATTTTACGCGAATTATAATGGATTTTCTACAGCTTCTGGAGTAAAAGTTGTTCCTGTAATTTCTAGCATAGAAGATAATTTTTCGCTTCCTAAGATTGAAGATTTTGAAAAACTAATCACAGAGAAAACTAAGGCCATTTTAATTTGTAATCCAGGGAATCCAACAGGGTATTTATATTCTGAAGAAGAAATAGAAAAACTAAAACAGATTGTCTTAAAACATGATTTGTTTTTAATTGCTGATGAAGTGTATCGTGAATTTACCTATGATGGTTTAGAACATAATTCGATTATGTCTTTAAATGGATTAGAAAAAAATGCAATTATTATAGATTCTGTTTCTAAACGATATAGTATGTGTGGCGCAAGAATTGGATGTATTGTTTCTAAAAATGATGAATTTATACAAACTGCCATTAAGTTTGCACAAGCACGATTAAGTCCGCCTACATACGCTTTAATCGCTTCTGAAGCGGCTTTAGAAACACCACAAAGTTATTTTGATGATGTTATTGAAGAATATGAAGAACGTAGAAATACATTAATTTCTGAATTAGAAAAAATTGATGGTGTAAAAGTTGCTAATCCAAAAGGAGCTTTCTATTGTGTAGCTCAATTACCAGTTGAAGATACCGATGATTTTGCACAATGGATTTTAGAAAGTTTTCATCATAATAATGAAACGGTAATGGTTGCTCCTGCTAGTGGATTTTATTCAACTAAAGGAGAAGGAAAAAATCAAGTTAGAATTGCTTATGTTTTAAATAAAAGTGATTTAATTCGTTCTGTAGAAATTATTTCTGTAGCGTTAAAACAATATAATAGTTAG